From a single Carassius gibelio isolate Cgi1373 ecotype wild population from Czech Republic chromosome A18, carGib1.2-hapl.c, whole genome shotgun sequence genomic region:
- the LOC127934518 gene encoding uncharacterized protein LOC127934518, whose product MQVELEVHLQILLAVGLAVLCFCLVIGCIVCLWLHKSRPTDDKEAGLSSPPLPAAHVTLSPSPAINTLPIKQQYEELDGDVLDSPSFNSSSTPSEDDLSLPYYPIKSHFNLRRLSSPAVPYKPVRGRSSLPIIPKLGLVRKSRQVVDHKSGDDISFSERSKLNADSGRHYGSGSHKPTPSLHFTLVFSPAEGKLTITVLGLYRGSRKLSGTMVRACLPPLCPTLLQGGPTRRHSLGPEAPAQVLQLQVRSAEELLSCTLRLTVSSRDFSGLRETAVGELELACAEIHWEPDCTLTFNRQLNPVRRRLRKSQSSQNALGGVRASVCPVRFLGQILVLLQYQTLAHRMKVMVRKAENLPKLTRMPGTPDHYVVINLRQDGNVISTKETKGASGANAVWNAPFLFDLPEGNILGLPLLLELLVMQGRLYTKSCILGRVLIGCGGSEAGTQHWREMCSRAQVETACWHELQPNPL is encoded by the exons ATGCAGGTAGAACTTGAAG TGCATCTTCAAATCTTATTGGCTGTTGGCTTGGCcgtcctctgtttctgtctgGTGATTGGTTGCATCGTCTGCCTTTGGCTTCATAAGTCCCGCCCTACAGATGATAAGGAGGCGGGGCTTTCCTCACCTCCTCTACCTGCAGCTCATGTGACTCTAAGCCCCTCCCCTGCCATCAACACCCTGCCAATCAAACAGCAGTATGAAGAGCTGGACGGAGACGTTCTGGACTCTCCCTCATTTAACAGCAGCTCGACGCCGTCAGAAGACGATCTTTCTTTACCATATTATCCTATTAAGTCACATTTCAATCTACGGCGGCTCAGCTCCCCCGCTGTTCCCTATAAACCTGTCCGTGGTCGTTCCTCGCTCCCGATTATTCCTAAGCTCGGCCTGGTTAGGAAGTCACGCCAGGTGGTTGATCACAAAAGCGGTGATGACATTTCGTTTTCAGAAAGGAGCAAGCTTAACGCAGACAGCGGCCGACATTATGGCTCCGGCTCTCACAAACCCACACCTTCCCTTCACTTCACCCTTGTTTTCTCACCAGCTGAGGGCAAACTCACCATCACCGTTCTGGGGCTCTACCGGGGCTCTAGGAAGCTGAGCGGGACTATGGTGAGGGCCTGTCTGCCTCCGCTCTGCCCCACGCTGCTTCAGGGCGGCCCGACACGCAGACACAGCCTCGGTCCCGAGGCTCCAGCGCAGGTGCTCCAGCTTCAGGTGAGATCAGCAGAGGAGCTCCTGTCCTGTACCCTCAGACTGACCGTGTCCAGCAGGGATTTCTCCGGTCTGAGAGAGACGGCTGTGGGTGAACTCGAACTGGCATGTGCTGAAATCCACTGGGAACCCGACTGCACCCTCACCTTTAATCGTCAACTCAACCCTGTGAGGAGGAGGCTGAGGAAG AGTCAGagttcccagaatgcactgggGGGCGTCCGGGCCTCTGTTTGTCCGGTGCGTTTTCTGGGTCAGATCCTGGTTCTGCTGCAGTATCAGACGCTGGCGCATCGCATGAAGGTGATGGTGAGGAAAGCTGAGAACCTCCCCAAACTCACCAGGATGCCTGGCACTCCAG ATCACTATGTCGTCATCAACCTGCGTCAGGACGGTAACGTCATCAGCACTAAAGAGACAAAGGGTGCCAGTGGAGCGAACGCGGTTTGGAACGCACCCTTTCTGTTTGACCTGCCGGAGGGGAACATCCTCGGACTGCCGCTGCTTCTGGAGCTCCTCGTGATGCAG GGAAGGCTGTACACGAAGAGTTGCATTCTGGGTCgtgttctgattggctgcggAGGTTCTGAAGCAGGAACCCAGCACTGGAGAGAGATGTGCAGCAGGGCGCAGGTGGAGACGGCATGCTGGCACGAACTCCAACCAAACCCCTTATAG
- the LOC127934515 gene encoding semaphorin-7A, whose amino-acid sequence MMDYTCLCLLFICISYVSSTKLHYDPRVTVKKEGITRFSFENKPNINLVKLVSSGKQIIWVGGNESLYSIITTQASRPHQVNMNLCHDQSKDSETPHCSFRISLLRESVDRNLLFICTSDDGNTKCCNLDSSYSQIDCFVSENYEPDINEPSLLDGNMLYFTKSEKGLYRINKNDKNDNIWSQSTQAEQTYLKLIAGKGQHQDKVYSFFAEKHKSRDGESEQWIPRVSQSCKNDRGGSKSLLQSSWTSMIFTRLFCGRGYEFTQMIDVATLETDSDAKIYVLFRNYWNMSAVCVYNMTEISTVFNSSKFNSGKVPANHRPGTCVADSTRLSSEVLGFMKDRPEMKESVMPENGPMLFQHYQYTHIQVDRVRGQTVMLLSLESGGVHKVLEDTIEQPVFIIAEYLPFQQETHITSMLLDASQKRLYVSSSNEVVQIDLKTCHVYGNECNECRLSRDPYCGWSGLHCTSAAENQVRDFKDCADITQTQTDSNSVIKAKLHAPTSAFFKEKPQATPSEIDVPPSSKHFLLCPVISHHATYHWEHDETRADCVQSDNGCLYLIESMNKTHEGTYKCKSSEEDYINRTVVEYKLSMSRSDAHRLTPVLFPSFLLLLTVFHVLHF is encoded by the exons ATGATGGACTACACGTGTTTATGTTTGCTGTTCATATGCATTTCATATGTTAGTTCAACAAAATTACATTATGATCCTCGAGTGACGGTGAAAAAAGAAG GTATAACcaggttttcttttgaaaacaaGCCCAATATTAATTTGGTGAAGCTCGTCAGCTCTGGTAAACAAATCATATGGGTTGGAGGAAACGAGAGCCTCTATTCCATCATCACAACACAAGCCTCCAGGCCTCATCAG GTGAATATGAATCTCTGTCATGATCAAAGCAAAGATTCAGAGACTCCA CACTGTTCATTCAGGATCTCTCTGCTCAGAGAAAGTGTTGATCGGAATCTCCTGTTCATCTGTACGTCAGATGATGGAAATACCAAGTGCTGTAACTTG GACTCCAGCTATTCTCAAATCGACTGCTTCGTGTCAGAAAATTATGAGCCAGACATAAATGAGCCGTCATTACTTGATG GTAACATGCTGTACTTCACCAAATCTGAGAAGGGATTGTACAGGATAAACAAGAACGACAAAAACGACAACATTTGGTCTCAGTCGACTCAAGCGG AGCAAACGTATTTGAAGCTGATCGCTGGTAAAGGCCAACACCAGGACAAAGTTTATTCCTTCTTCGCCGAGAAACACAAAAGTAGAGACGGTGAATCTGAGCAGTGGATTCCACGAGTCTCTCAGAGCTGCAAG AACGACAGAGGAGGCTCAAAGAGTCTGCTTCAGAGCAGCTGGACATCCATGATTTTCACCCGTCTGTTCTGTGGCAGAGGATATGAATTCACTCAGATGATCGATGTGGCCACACTGGAAACAGACAGCGACGCCAAAATTTATGTGCTTTTCAGAAACTATTG GAACATGAGTGCTGTCTGTGTTTATAACATGACTGAAATCAGCACCGTCTTCAATTCCTCCAAGTTCAACTCCGGAAAGGTTCCCGCGAATCACCGGCCAGGAACG TGTGTTGCGGACAGTACTCGTCTAAGCAGTGAAGTGCTGGGGTTTATGAAGGACCGTCCAGAGATGAAGGAATCGGTGATGCCAGAGAACGGCCCCATGCTGTTTCAACACTACCAGTACACTCATATACAGGTGGACCGAGTGCGAGGACAAACCGTCATGCTTCTGTCTCTGG AAAGCGGAGGAGTTCATAAAGTGCTGGAAGACACCATTGAACAACCTGTTTTTATCATTGCGGAGTATCTGCCGTTTCAACAAGAGACACACATCACTAGCATGCTGCTGGACGCTTCACAG AAGCGTCTGTATGTGAGTTCCAGTAATGAAGTTGTTCAGATTGACCTAAAGACGTGCCATGTGTACGGAAACGAGTGCAACGAATGCAGATTATCTCGAGACCCCTACTGCGGTTGGAGCGGTTTGCACTGCACCTCTGCAGCCGA AAACCAAGTCCGGGATTTTAAAGACTGCG CTGacatcacacaaacacagactgacTCAAACTCGGTGATTAAGGCTAAGCTACACGCGCCGACTTCAGCTTTTTTTAAAG AAAAGCCTCAAGCCACACCATCTGAAATCGACGTGCCTCCGTCATCGAAACACTTCTTGCTCTGCCCCGTGATTTCACACCACGCCACGTATCACTGGGAACATGATGAGACACGTGCGGACTGCGTTCAGTCTGATAACGGCTGTTTGTATCTCATTGAAAGCATGAACAAGACTCACGAAGGGACGTACAAATGCAAGTCTTCAGAGGAAGACTACATTAATAGGACGGTCGTCGAATACAAGCTGAGCATGAGCCGCTCAGACGCACACAGACTCACTCCTGTGCTGTTTCCCAGCTTCTTACTTCTTCTCACAGTCTTCCACGTTCTGCACTTTTGA